From SAR202 cluster bacterium, the proteins below share one genomic window:
- a CDS encoding acetamidase/formamidase family protein, with product MVKEIKINRKKSLAQEPKTGHNRWHPDIPPVVEADQGEEVVLETRDALDGQLNPKSTEKDFGNINAGYVHPLTGPVYVKGAEPGDLLEVDFVDIIPQPWAFTCIMPGLGFLRDVFTTPFMVHWKIADGFATSKQLPNVKIPGASFMGVSGVAPSLNQVKSWTKREADLIKRGGFVFPPDPGGSVPASGPAAKDGLRTLPPRENGGNFDVKQLSKGSKLYLPVAVDGALFSTGDGHFAQGDGEVCVTAVEMAATCAVKFKVYKGEAKAKNIQWPRFSRRSYFVDAKFAAPQRFIATMGMPIKPDGSNQGEDVTLAARNAVLNMIDLLQERGYSKEQAYCICSVAADLRISNVVDVPNYTVSALLSEDIFTK from the coding sequence ATTGTGAAGGAAATCAAGATTAACCGGAAAAAGTCCCTGGCCCAGGAACCCAAGACCGGCCATAACCGGTGGCACCCTGACATCCCGCCCGTCGTCGAGGCCGACCAGGGCGAAGAAGTCGTCCTCGAGACCCGCGACGCCCTGGACGGCCAGCTTAACCCTAAAAGCACCGAAAAAGACTTCGGCAATATCAACGCCGGCTACGTCCACCCACTCACCGGCCCCGTTTATGTCAAGGGCGCTGAGCCCGGCGACCTCCTGGAAGTCGACTTCGTGGACATCATCCCCCAGCCCTGGGCCTTTACCTGCATCATGCCCGGCCTCGGATTCCTGCGGGACGTCTTCACCACCCCCTTCATGGTCCACTGGAAAATCGCCGACGGCTTCGCCACCTCTAAGCAGCTCCCCAACGTAAAAATCCCCGGCGCATCCTTCATGGGCGTCTCCGGCGTTGCGCCCTCTCTTAATCAGGTCAAGTCCTGGACCAAGCGTGAAGCCGACCTCATCAAGCGCGGCGGTTTTGTCTTCCCTCCCGACCCGGGCGGCTCCGTCCCTGCCTCCGGCCCCGCCGCCAAAGACGGCCTCCGCACCCTCCCCCCTCGAGAGAACGGCGGCAACTTTGATGTGAAGCAGCTCTCCAAAGGCTCCAAGCTGTACCTCCCCGTGGCTGTGGATGGCGCCCTCTTCTCCACCGGCGACGGCCACTTCGCCCAGGGCGACGGCGAGGTCTGCGTCACCGCCGTCGAGATGGCCGCCACCTGCGCCGTCAAGTTCAAGGTCTATAAGGGCGAGGCCAAGGCAAAGAACATCCAGTGGCCTCGATTCTCTCGCCGCTCCTACTTCGTCGATGCCAAATTCGCCGCGCCCCAGCGCTTCATCGCCACCATGGGTATGCCCATCAAGCCCGACGGCTCCAACCAGGGCGAGGACGTGACCCTGGCGGCCCGCAACGCCGTCCTCAACATGATCGACCTCCTTCAGGAGCGCGGCTACTCTAAAGAGCAAGCCTACTGCATCTGCTCCGTGGCCGCCGACCTACGCATCAGCAACGTGGTGGACGTCCCCAACTACACCGTCTCCGCCCTCCTCTCAGAAGACATCTTCACCAAGTAA
- the dinB gene encoding DNA polymerase IV: MEQPRVFHMDLDAFFVAVERAHDPSLVGKAVVVGGEANSRGVVTCASYEARPYGLRAGMPLTQAYKLCPHAIYLVGRYERYSEVSDKFLKMLGEYSPFIEPLGMDEAYMDMTGFERLYGPLVKVAREIKERVRKELKVVVSVGIGSSKITAKVASDRGKPDGLVEVLPGEDARFLAPLELEDLPGVGERTAQTLRVKLGVKTVGEVARLPETALRRTFGAWGDLLHRWANGIDHAPVQGPMAPKSIGRSTTFHKDTREVDFILATLRYLTERVGNELRKEQKKARRVSATVRFSDFETIGHQVTLKTPICHDQGLYEAAESIVLRTLKERKMMVRLVGVSVGELVEEALQGSLFRGEEERWLELSRAFDKAREKYGFPSLQTGRTFSLAEHYPEDRRGYILKTASLSR; this comes from the coding sequence ATGGAGCAGCCCAGGGTGTTCCACATGGACCTGGACGCTTTCTTCGTCGCGGTGGAGAGGGCGCACGATCCGTCGTTGGTAGGGAAGGCAGTGGTGGTGGGCGGGGAGGCCAACAGCCGAGGGGTGGTGACCTGCGCGTCATATGAGGCGAGGCCCTACGGCTTGAGGGCGGGGATGCCGCTGACGCAGGCGTACAAGCTGTGTCCTCACGCGATATATCTGGTGGGGCGGTACGAGCGGTATTCGGAGGTGTCGGATAAGTTTTTGAAGATGCTAGGGGAGTACAGCCCGTTCATTGAGCCTCTGGGGATGGACGAGGCGTATATGGATATGACAGGGTTCGAGAGGCTTTACGGGCCGCTGGTAAAAGTAGCGAGGGAGATAAAAGAGCGGGTGCGGAAGGAGCTGAAGGTGGTGGTGTCGGTGGGGATAGGGTCGTCCAAGATTACAGCCAAGGTGGCCAGCGACCGGGGGAAGCCCGACGGGCTGGTGGAGGTGCTGCCCGGGGAGGACGCGCGGTTCCTGGCGCCGCTGGAGTTGGAGGACTTGCCGGGGGTAGGGGAACGGACGGCGCAGACGCTTCGCGTGAAGTTGGGGGTGAAGACGGTGGGGGAGGTGGCACGGCTGCCGGAGACGGCGCTGCGCCGGACGTTTGGGGCCTGGGGGGACCTGCTGCATCGCTGGGCCAACGGCATCGATCACGCGCCGGTGCAGGGGCCGATGGCGCCGAAGTCGATAGGCAGGTCAACCACATTTCATAAAGATACTCGAGAGGTGGACTTTATACTGGCGACGCTGCGGTATTTGACGGAGCGGGTGGGGAACGAGCTGCGGAAGGAGCAGAAGAAGGCTCGGCGGGTGAGCGCGACGGTGCGGTTTTCCGACTTTGAGACCATCGGCCACCAGGTGACGCTGAAGACGCCGATATGCCACGACCAGGGGCTGTATGAGGCGGCGGAGTCGATAGTGCTGCGGACGCTCAAGGAGCGGAAAATGATGGTGCGGCTGGTAGGAGTGAGCGTGGGGGAGCTGGTGGAAGAGGCGTTGCAGGGGAGCCTGTTCAGAGGCGAGGAGGAGCGGTGGCTGGAGCTGTCCAGGGCCTTTGACAAGGCGAGGGAGAAGTACGGGTTCCCGTCGCTGCAGACGGGGCGGACGTTCAGCCTGGCGGAGCATTATCCGGAGGATAGGCGGGGGTATATTTTGAAGACGGCGTCGCTGAGCAGGTGA
- a CDS encoding amidohydrolase — MYQGYKIIDADAHFFEPIDIWDRYIDPEFYNRRPIVTEYDGRARMRYKEDGVLFTRSKIISGSKRYKTMEQKYGHAWRSWWSLESRLIDMDTFGWDIQVCLATNGFLGSLLSRKDLQYGASLVRGFNNWAHDFCSGAPDRVKFVAALPGGDPGESAKEARRAVDQLGAVSVVIETAAPGRMWHQPDYDPLWQAAIDLDFPISIHGNQSMSGEPASFARYDSMGGPFIALHHAINFSVEDMIAMGHFMLSGILDRYPTLRLSFLEGNAGWVPFWLNRLEKCVEGRQAVTFDAEPLKASPFEYFHRQCFIAADADEPTLKSTVEHIGDEAVVFNTDYPHADAPNPSEPVPQMIAQPLPDSSKRKIFWDNSIRLYGPRLLNGKK, encoded by the coding sequence ATGTACCAAGGCTACAAAATCATCGACGCCGACGCCCACTTCTTCGAGCCCATCGACATCTGGGACCGCTATATCGACCCTGAATTTTATAACCGCCGTCCCATCGTCACCGAGTACGACGGCCGCGCCCGCATGCGGTATAAGGAAGACGGCGTCCTCTTCACCAGGTCCAAGATCATCTCCGGATCCAAACGGTACAAGACCATGGAGCAGAAGTACGGCCATGCCTGGCGTTCCTGGTGGAGCCTGGAGAGCCGTCTTATCGACATGGACACCTTTGGCTGGGATATCCAGGTCTGTCTCGCTACCAACGGATTCCTCGGCTCCCTCCTCTCCCGCAAAGACCTCCAGTACGGCGCCTCCTTGGTGCGCGGCTTCAACAACTGGGCCCACGACTTCTGCTCCGGCGCCCCCGACCGGGTCAAATTTGTCGCTGCCCTCCCAGGCGGTGACCCCGGCGAGTCTGCCAAAGAGGCCCGACGCGCCGTGGACCAGCTCGGCGCCGTCTCTGTCGTCATCGAGACCGCCGCCCCGGGCCGTATGTGGCACCAGCCTGATTACGACCCCCTCTGGCAGGCCGCCATCGACCTGGACTTCCCCATCTCCATCCACGGCAACCAGTCCATGAGCGGCGAGCCCGCCTCCTTCGCCCGCTATGACAGCATGGGCGGCCCCTTTATCGCCCTCCATCACGCCATTAACTTCTCCGTCGAAGACATGATCGCCATGGGCCACTTCATGCTCTCCGGTATCCTGGACCGATATCCCACCCTGCGCCTCTCTTTCCTGGAAGGCAACGCCGGCTGGGTCCCCTTCTGGCTCAACCGCCTCGAAAAGTGCGTTGAGGGCCGCCAAGCCGTCACCTTCGACGCCGAGCCCCTGAAGGCCTCCCCCTTCGAGTACTTCCACCGCCAGTGCTTCATCGCCGCCGACGCCGACGAGCCAACCCTCAAGTCCACCGTCGAGCACATCGGTGACGAAGCTGTGGTCTTCAACACCGACTACCCCCATGCTGACGCCCCCAACCCCTCCGAGCCTGTCCCCCAGATGATCGCCCAACCCCTGCCCGATAGCTCCAAACGCAAGATTTTTTGGGACAACTCCATCCGCCTCTACGGCCCTCGTCTGCTTAACGGCAAAAAGTAG
- a CDS encoding type II toxin-antitoxin system HicA family toxin has product MKRRALIRHLLAQGCVFLREGAKHSLYFNPKNQRTSAIPGHTEIAERLARKICRDLSVDAP; this is encoded by the coding sequence ATGAAGCGGCGCGCACTTATTAGACATTTGCTAGCGCAAGGCTGTGTGTTTCTCCGAGAAGGAGCAAAGCACAGCCTTTATTTTAATCCTAAAAACCAGCGAACGTCTGCTATTCCTGGGCACACTGAAATAGCGGAACGACTAGCGCGGAAAATATGCCGAGATCTAAGCGTAGATGCTCCCTAA